One genomic window of Desulfovibrio gilichinskyi includes the following:
- the cobA gene encoding uroporphyrinogen-III C-methyltransferase — MGIVYLIGAGPGDPGLLTVKAKEILECADVLIYDYLANSEFISYCKEGAEILYVGKKGGDHTLPQDKINELIIKKAKEGKIIARLKGGDPYVFGRGGEEAEELVEAGIKFEVIPGITAGVAAPAYAGIPVTHRDFTTSVCFITGHEDPTKETSGHNWEVYAKSNSTLVFYMGVKNLPMIAEKLISNGRDPETPVALVRWGTRCNQQSFVSTLENVAEEAANRKFQAPSIIVVGGVCSLHDKLNWFEKKPLLGKGIVVTRAREQSSGLVSTLGKLGACVYEFPTITIEPMADYAPVQKAISSLSDWDWLIFTSVNGVKHFFQQLEESNLDARAFAGLQIAAIGPATAEALVAKGIKPDFVPEKYVAEGVVEGLLERGVKGKKVLIPRALVAREILPQELEKAGAHVQILPVYQTGLSENDPAPILDALKSGKINYLTFTSSSTVENFFNLIEPEQFHKFKKSIKIACIGPITTRTLEGFGFEPDIQPDDYTIPGLVDELVKESAE; from the coding sequence ATGGGCATAGTATATCTCATCGGTGCTGGTCCCGGGGACCCCGGTCTGCTGACAGTTAAAGCCAAGGAAATTCTGGAATGTGCAGATGTCCTCATTTATGACTATCTGGCTAACAGTGAGTTCATTTCCTACTGTAAAGAAGGTGCGGAAATTCTTTATGTCGGCAAAAAGGGCGGAGATCATACCCTTCCGCAGGATAAAATTAATGAGCTGATCATTAAGAAAGCGAAAGAAGGCAAAATTATTGCCCGCCTCAAAGGTGGCGATCCTTACGTTTTCGGACGCGGCGGAGAAGAAGCGGAAGAACTGGTTGAAGCCGGAATCAAGTTTGAAGTCATCCCCGGTATCACTGCCGGTGTTGCGGCTCCTGCTTATGCCGGAATTCCCGTTACCCATAGAGATTTTACTACCTCCGTTTGTTTTATCACCGGACACGAAGATCCTACCAAGGAAACATCCGGTCACAACTGGGAAGTTTATGCTAAGTCCAACAGCACATTAGTTTTCTACATGGGCGTTAAAAACCTGCCCATGATTGCTGAAAAACTGATTAGCAACGGACGCGACCCTGAAACTCCTGTTGCCCTTGTTCGCTGGGGAACACGCTGCAATCAGCAGAGTTTTGTGTCCACTCTTGAAAATGTTGCAGAAGAGGCCGCTAACCGTAAGTTTCAGGCTCCTTCTATCATTGTTGTCGGCGGAGTTTGCTCTCTGCACGACAAACTGAACTGGTTCGAAAAGAAACCTCTGCTCGGAAAAGGAATTGTTGTCACCCGTGCCCGTGAACAGTCGAGCGGACTTGTTTCCACACTCGGCAAACTCGGTGCATGTGTTTATGAATTCCCTACCATCACCATTGAGCCGATGGCTGATTATGCCCCTGTTCAGAAAGCTATCAGTTCGCTTTCCGATTGGGACTGGCTTATCTTTACATCCGTTAACGGTGTAAAGCACTTCTTCCAGCAGCTCGAAGAAAGCAATCTTGATGCCCGCGCTTTTGCTGGGTTGCAGATTGCCGCAATCGGACCTGCAACAGCTGAAGCGCTTGTTGCAAAAGGAATTAAACCTGACTTTGTTCCTGAAAAGTACGTTGCTGAAGGTGTTGTTGAAGGGCTGCTTGAAAGAGGTGTTAAAGGCAAAAAGGTTTTGATCCCGAGAGCTTTGGTTGCCCGCGAAATACTGCCTCAGGAACTTGAAAAAGCCGGAGCGCATGTTCAGATTCTGCCTGTTTACCAGACAGGTCTTTCTGAAAATGATCCCGCTCCGATTCTGGACGCTCTTAAAAGCGGTAAAATTAATTACCTCACTTTTACCAGCTCCAGCACGGTTGAAAACTTTTTCAACCTTATTGAGCCTGAACAGTTCCACAAGTTTAAAAAATCAATAAAGATTGCCTGTATCGGCCCGATTACAACCAGAACCCTCGAAGGGTTCGGTTTTGAGCCGGATATACAGCCTGATGATTATACGATCCCCGGACTTGTTGACGAACTGGTCAAAGAATCCGCAGAGTAA
- the purN gene encoding phosphoribosylglycinamide formyltransferase, whose protein sequence is MSKLPIAVLISGGGSNLQALIDKIEEGILDVDIKMVLSNRAGAYGLERAKTHSIPTCVLSHKDFKSREDFDGEMVRILKETGAQAVVMAGFMRIITPVFLNAFSGRIINIHPALLPSFAGAGGQTEAGEYGVQISGCTVHFVDEKMDNGAIIIQAAVPAMPGEDVDVLAKRILRVEHRILPQATQWLAEGRLRTEGRFVKLGLADVAKAEQDTDFPCLINPPLEYGF, encoded by the coding sequence GTGAGCAAATTACCAATTGCTGTTCTTATTTCCGGCGGCGGTTCCAATCTTCAAGCTTTAATAGATAAGATTGAAGAAGGAATTCTTGATGTTGATATCAAAATGGTTCTTTCAAACAGAGCCGGTGCTTATGGTCTTGAGCGGGCAAAAACCCATTCTATTCCTACCTGTGTTCTGAGTCATAAAGATTTTAAGAGCCGTGAAGATTTTGACGGTGAAATGGTACGTATACTCAAAGAAACCGGCGCGCAGGCTGTTGTTATGGCCGGGTTCATGCGCATCATAACTCCTGTTTTTTTAAATGCATTTTCAGGCCGGATTATTAATATTCATCCTGCGTTGTTACCTAGTTTTGCAGGAGCAGGCGGTCAGACTGAGGCCGGAGAATACGGCGTACAGATTTCAGGGTGCACTGTTCACTTTGTAGACGAAAAAATGGATAACGGCGCAATCATTATTCAGGCCGCAGTTCCGGCCATGCCGGGTGAAGACGTTGATGTTTTAGCAAAGCGCATTTTGCGGGTAGAGCACAGAATTTTACCGCAGGCGACGCAGTGGCTGGCAGAAGGGCGACTCCGTACCGAAGGTCGTTTTGTTAAACTCGGCTTGGCTGATGTCGCTAAGGCAGAACAGGATACTGATTTTCCTTGTCTTATCAATCCCCCATTAGAATACGGGTTTTAG
- a CDS encoding aminoglycoside phosphotransferase family protein, whose amino-acid sequence MMDALEPWGRQTLRRHTEKNIPGSPERALSRSVIEDTQNNLWLIERIANKQLVPRAAIACNLKTLHDSGLEHILLYQQIEEGTYVADIMGLPWQLSPYYKSDPLPRPEFVYDEERGEALADFLCSLRKHAKGKQLEQGEGHLDLLGYAKTLVKTISDHEPKVFERIEPVCKRLFPVMETFSALPTAFCHGDFHPLNVLWRGKNVGAVIDWEFSGMRPEIYDVANMIGCVAFENPDGLNSGLIPKFLKVLRDKTDIGDDSYAILPFFIPALRFAWLSEWLRKKDWEMLSMELNFMKILLDRI is encoded by the coding sequence ATGATGGACGCCCTTGAGCCGTGGGGCCGCCAGACTCTTCGTCGTCATACTGAAAAGAATATTCCGGGGAGTCCGGAAAGAGCTCTTTCTCGTTCCGTTATAGAAGATACTCAAAATAATTTATGGCTTATTGAGCGTATCGCCAATAAACAGCTTGTTCCGCGCGCTGCTATAGCTTGCAATCTTAAAACTTTGCATGATTCCGGTCTGGAGCACATTCTTCTTTATCAACAGATTGAGGAAGGGACTTATGTAGCGGATATTATGGGATTGCCGTGGCAGCTTTCTCCTTACTACAAATCTGATCCTTTGCCTCGTCCTGAGTTTGTTTATGATGAAGAGAGGGGCGAAGCTCTTGCTGACTTTCTTTGCTCACTTCGCAAACATGCCAAGGGAAAACAGCTTGAACAAGGAGAAGGCCATCTTGATTTACTGGGGTATGCGAAGACCTTGGTGAAAACAATTTCTGACCATGAACCTAAAGTTTTTGAGCGAATAGAGCCTGTTTGCAAAAGACTTTTTCCGGTGATGGAGACGTTTTCAGCACTCCCTACAGCTTTTTGCCACGGGGATTTTCATCCTTTGAATGTTCTTTGGCGTGGTAAAAATGTCGGAGCAGTTATCGATTGGGAATTTTCAGGTATGCGCCCGGAAATATACGACGTGGCAAATATGATCGGGTGTGTTGCTTTCGAAAATCCCGATGGTTTAAACTCAGGATTGATTCCGAAGTTTTTGAAAGTTCTAAGGGATAAAACTGATATCGGGGATGACAGTTATGCAATACTGCCGTTCTTTATCCCTGCCCTGCGCTTTGCCTGGCTGTCCGAATGGCTGCGCAAAAAGGACTGGGAAATGCTCTCTATGGAATTAAACTTCATGAAAATATTATTGGATCGTATTTGA
- a CDS encoding PAS domain-containing sensor histidine kinase, whose amino-acid sequence MQTLAKFISDNELWLMERILSYAKAQKYTDYTSTLIEAWRISIQGLSEAIIIALNEYGDDLPQFSADENYAEDPAAVFGVIEARVHRERGISLQMFLGLYKYYRYAYVDLVRNMDTDQERKLHYEKFVERVLDRIEIAFCSEWSGLDPDNTIKELQKSNRQITNEKNKYLTIFESLNVPTILIDEHGNIDNMNPKSFSMLGITNLPGAVYYGQKGKDPEEIKGTPLSETFPWLADEIKNFISEGRPSLTIDKEVREDDDIFYYSVVMSKMLDISGKSQGGIVLIDDLTQKTEMERQLWQSHKLQGIGQLASGVSHEINTPLQFLSQNLNFLNQSFSELFEFINKLTEHLPKNISDNKYDSNVISPKDIENVDYLREEVFLAIHESQEGIEHVSTIVKALNSFTHLDYESAILLDLNEVALNVLTVSTNEWKPVAEVKTAFSHNLAKITARPGEISQAILNLIINAADSIRKKYAGSAKQGLITIGTRNVEEQVEFYINDTGIGIPNENMHHIYDLFFTTKDLGESVGEGLTRTHTIIRNLNGTITCKSVEGKGTTFLIRLPASDMD is encoded by the coding sequence ATGCAGACTCTTGCTAAATTTATTTCTGACAATGAACTTTGGTTGATGGAGCGCATTCTATCTTACGCTAAAGCTCAAAAATATACAGATTATACCTCAACACTTATTGAAGCATGGCGAATTTCTATACAGGGATTATCAGAAGCTATAATTATTGCTCTGAATGAATACGGCGACGATTTACCGCAGTTTAGCGCGGACGAGAACTATGCAGAGGACCCTGCAGCAGTATTTGGTGTGATTGAAGCCCGTGTGCACCGTGAACGGGGTATAAGCCTTCAAATGTTTCTCGGGCTCTACAAATATTATCGCTATGCTTATGTAGATCTAGTCCGAAATATGGATACAGATCAAGAACGCAAACTTCACTATGAAAAATTTGTTGAGAGAGTACTGGATCGGATTGAAATTGCTTTCTGCTCTGAGTGGTCTGGTCTGGACCCTGACAATACAATTAAAGAATTACAGAAATCAAATAGACAAATTACCAATGAGAAAAACAAATATCTGACTATATTCGAAAGTCTGAATGTTCCGACTATTTTAATTGATGAACACGGCAATATTGACAATATGAATCCAAAATCTTTTTCTATGCTTGGAATCACCAATCTCCCGGGGGCGGTATATTACGGGCAAAAGGGCAAAGACCCGGAAGAGATAAAGGGAACTCCGCTGAGTGAAACATTCCCATGGCTGGCAGATGAAATAAAAAATTTTATATCTGAAGGAAGACCTTCCCTTACAATTGATAAAGAAGTCCGCGAAGACGATGACATTTTTTACTACAGCGTCGTGATGTCCAAAATGCTCGATATAAGCGGAAAATCCCAAGGCGGGATAGTTCTTATTGACGACTTAACCCAAAAAACAGAAATGGAACGCCAGTTGTGGCAAAGCCATAAACTACAAGGCATAGGGCAGCTTGCTTCCGGAGTTTCCCATGAAATTAATACTCCGTTGCAATTTTTATCGCAAAATTTAAACTTTCTTAATCAGTCCTTCAGCGAATTATTTGAATTTATCAATAAACTAACCGAACATCTTCCTAAAAATATTTCAGACAATAAATATGATTCTAATGTTATTTCGCCGAAGGACATAGAAAATGTTGACTACTTGAGAGAAGAAGTTTTTCTGGCAATACACGAATCACAGGAAGGCATAGAACACGTTTCAACAATTGTTAAGGCTTTAAACAGTTTTACGCACCTTGATTATGAATCTGCAATCCTTCTCGACCTTAATGAAGTAGCTTTAAATGTTCTGACGGTGTCCACAAATGAGTGGAAGCCGGTTGCTGAAGTTAAGACGGCTTTCTCTCATAATCTGGCAAAAATAACAGCACGCCCCGGAGAAATAAGCCAAGCTATCTTGAATCTTATTATAAATGCCGCTGATTCAATCAGGAAAAAATATGCAGGGAGCGCAAAACAAGGTTTAATTACTATAGGGACCAGAAATGTGGAAGAGCAGGTAGAATTTTATATCAATGATACAGGTATCGGCATCCCCAACGAAAACATGCACCACATCTATGACCTTTTCTTCACGACAAAAGACCTTGGAGAAAGTGTAGGGGAAGGTTTAACCAGAACTCATACTATCATCCGCAACCTTAATGGAACCATCACCTGCAAATCAGTCGAGGGAAAAGGAACAACTTTTTTGATAAGACTACCTGCATCAGACATGGACTGA
- the amrA gene encoding AmmeMemoRadiSam system protein A, whose product MTENFSFSLTDEEKEYLKKIVKLSIVSNLRGDKEHEIPDPPTGHLKENLGAFVTLKLGGDLRGCIGNVQGTGPLYQTIWAMARAAAFEDPRFPELTLSEYEELDYEISILSPISICPDIEQIEIGKHGLIMQRGRNSGLLLPQVATEWKWNRHQFLAHTCQKAGMEPRAWQDEATNIFWFEAIVF is encoded by the coding sequence ATGACAGAAAATTTCAGTTTTTCGCTTACTGACGAAGAAAAAGAATATCTCAAAAAGATTGTAAAGCTGAGCATTGTCAGCAACCTGCGCGGTGATAAAGAGCATGAAATACCGGATCCGCCAACTGGACACCTGAAAGAGAACCTTGGGGCCTTTGTTACACTTAAGCTTGGTGGCGATCTTCGCGGGTGCATAGGTAATGTTCAAGGGACCGGACCGCTTTATCAAACAATATGGGCAATGGCCCGCGCGGCAGCATTTGAAGACCCCAGATTTCCAGAGCTCACTTTAAGTGAATATGAAGAACTTGATTACGAAATTTCGATTCTAAGTCCTATTTCCATCTGCCCTGACATAGAGCAGATAGAAATAGGAAAACACGGACTGATCATGCAAAGAGGAAGAAATTCGGGGCTGCTGTTGCCGCAGGTTGCAACTGAATGGAAATGGAATCGCCACCAATTTCTGGCGCACACTTGCCAGAAGGCAGGAATGGAACCAAGGGCATGGCAGGATGAAGCTACCAATATATTCTGGTTTGAAGCGATAGTCTTCTAA
- a CDS encoding cysteine-rich small domain-containing protein: MENSFRFFRNYQCRYFPCHEVENNLEFNCLFCFCPLYHLEKCGGTYEVKDGIKWCSDCALPHRPEMYDYIIGKLKRNKSK, from the coding sequence ATGGAAAACAGTTTCCGTTTTTTTAGAAATTATCAATGCCGGTATTTTCCCTGCCATGAAGTGGAAAACAACTTGGAATTCAACTGCCTGTTCTGCTTCTGCCCACTCTATCATCTGGAAAAATGCGGCGGCACATATGAAGTTAAAGACGGCATTAAATGGTGCTCGGACTGCGCCCTGCCTCATCGCCCTGAGATGTATGATTACATCATAGGCAAGCTCAAACGAAATAAGTCTAAGTAA
- a CDS encoding SpoIIE family protein phosphatase, whose product MSIRTKLFFLLLVFSLIPLLVVASISRQGILSLGQTQSETLRSGMINILQGEMRQSAKDSAKLVQQQAVSLEFALKAIVSDAEDVLNDPVNGLPKVYFADDFKTAGKQPPDLAPSDQYFSIDDSGERKSSSISLEEPVFFYPKDKQYMKKDQNIARLNLLKPEFKSFFSEAGTGLHRIHVTLTSGLHMEYPGHGNYPRDYDPRKRKWFTNAISTSRIVWERFIDVSTGQQVYTLSMPIRGRGGKILGVAAIDIQLVQLLRKDELSSQWSSAIQAFVVGPVVSNGKNELRIWAESGHEEKSISWRAQLPSDLKFLQSSNAEKLAITTQDIIAKKSGVVRMPHNGIDSVWAYAPFRDQGSYVLIVPEKVITEIPDAAAERTLDLSQNLYIAVGTAAFIILLTVALVAYLGSKAIIAPLILMTDAAKRIAGGDLSTHVEVGTNDERQTLAEAFNSMIPKLQDHLRITKSMELAQEVHNNLLPEISPKVAGLDISGISISCDETGGDYFDYYKVPSDGGTGILLGDVTGHGVSAALLMATGRAHLKHASGHKLPLAARIAEVNRLLCNDIGNTGRFMTLFCMEISSDNSTATYVRAGHDPATVYTPATGETRELVGDAMLALGIFDASDYAESITPLAEGEIVFIGTDGIWEARNSDNEMFGRKKLDALILENAALPASEIQNKIINAVQEFQGEMEQEDDITLVIIKVNKLNCES is encoded by the coding sequence ATGAGTATACGTACAAAATTATTCTTTCTCTTGTTGGTTTTCAGCCTGATTCCACTTCTGGTTGTTGCCTCTATCAGCAGACAGGGTATTCTCAGTCTCGGACAGACTCAATCTGAAACTCTGCGATCCGGGATGATCAACATTTTACAAGGTGAAATGCGCCAATCTGCAAAGGACTCTGCCAAACTGGTGCAACAGCAGGCTGTTTCACTTGAATTCGCACTTAAAGCAATTGTATCTGATGCTGAAGATGTGCTTAATGATCCGGTAAACGGACTGCCGAAAGTTTATTTTGCTGATGATTTTAAAACAGCGGGTAAACAGCCGCCTGACCTTGCCCCCTCAGATCAATATTTCAGCATTGATGATTCAGGTGAACGAAAATCTTCTTCCATAAGCCTTGAAGAACCCGTTTTCTTTTACCCGAAAGACAAACAATACATGAAAAAAGATCAGAATATTGCACGGCTGAATCTCTTAAAACCTGAATTCAAATCCTTTTTTTCAGAAGCCGGAACAGGGTTGCATAGAATTCATGTAACTCTTACTTCCGGGCTGCATATGGAGTACCCGGGACACGGCAATTATCCCCGAGATTACGATCCTAGAAAAAGGAAATGGTTTACAAATGCCATCTCAACAAGCCGGATTGTATGGGAAAGGTTTATCGACGTAAGCACAGGTCAGCAGGTCTACACTCTCTCCATGCCCATCAGAGGCAGGGGCGGAAAGATTCTGGGAGTTGCGGCAATCGATATTCAGTTGGTTCAGTTGCTGCGAAAAGATGAGTTGTCATCGCAATGGTCCTCCGCAATTCAGGCTTTCGTGGTGGGGCCGGTTGTATCAAACGGCAAAAACGAGCTTCGAATCTGGGCAGAATCAGGCCATGAAGAAAAATCTATTTCATGGCGCGCCCAACTTCCAAGCGATCTCAAATTTTTGCAATCTTCAAACGCAGAAAAACTGGCCATAACAACTCAGGATATTATAGCTAAGAAATCCGGTGTAGTGAGAATGCCCCATAACGGAATTGATTCAGTCTGGGCATATGCACCGTTTAGAGATCAAGGCAGTTATGTGCTGATAGTTCCGGAAAAAGTAATAACAGAAATACCAGACGCAGCGGCAGAAAGAACCCTTGACCTCAGTCAGAATCTTTACATTGCTGTCGGAACTGCGGCTTTCATTATTCTGCTTACGGTCGCGCTTGTCGCCTATCTCGGCAGCAAGGCAATCATTGCCCCTCTCATTCTGATGACCGATGCGGCAAAGAGAATCGCAGGGGGAGACCTTTCCACACACGTTGAAGTCGGCACCAATGACGAGCGGCAGACCCTTGCGGAAGCGTTCAATTCTATGATTCCTAAACTGCAGGACCATTTACGGATAACTAAATCCATGGAACTTGCTCAAGAGGTTCATAACAATCTCCTTCCTGAAATTTCGCCGAAAGTAGCCGGACTTGATATTTCCGGCATAAGCATCTCCTGTGACGAAACCGGCGGGGATTATTTCGATTACTATAAAGTCCCAAGCGACGGCGGGACAGGAATATTACTTGGAGACGTAACCGGACACGGAGTTTCAGCCGCACTGCTTATGGCGACAGGTCGCGCACACCTCAAACATGCATCAGGACACAAGTTGCCTCTTGCAGCAAGAATTGCCGAAGTTAATCGGTTGCTATGCAATGACATAGGCAATACCGGACGCTTTATGACTCTTTTTTGTATGGAGATTTCTTCCGACAATTCCACCGCCACCTATGTCAGAGCAGGACACGATCCGGCCACTGTTTACACTCCGGCAACAGGTGAAACGAGAGAACTCGTAGGCGATGCAATGCTTGCCTTAGGCATATTTGACGCAAGTGACTACGCAGAATCCATAACACCACTGGCAGAAGGTGAAATCGTGTTCATCGGCACAGACGGAATATGGGAGGCTCGAAACAGTGACAATGAAATGTTCGGGCGGAAAAAACTTGATGCACTTATTCTGGAAAATGCAGCATTGCCTGCATCTGAAATACAAAACAAAATAATCAATGCAGTACAAGAGTTTCAAGGCGAAATGGAGCAGGAAGACGATATAACTCTCGTCATTATCAAAGTTAACAAACTGAATTGTGAGTCGTAG
- a CDS encoding DUF4389 domain-containing protein: MENFTECKNSRIDILKRLLRTIICMIAFELVRLLLQAVVFFQYAYLLIFAKSSAPLRRFGNRLSAYTYELLRYATLNDNRKPFPFSDLPETSNCESPSSKIDFS, encoded by the coding sequence ATGGAAAACTTTACCGAATGTAAAAACAGCCGGATCGACATACTCAAAAGACTTTTAAGAACAATCATATGCATGATCGCCTTTGAGCTGGTTAGACTATTACTTCAAGCAGTTGTTTTTTTTCAATATGCCTACCTGCTGATTTTCGCCAAATCTTCCGCCCCGCTTCGCAGATTCGGCAACAGACTCAGCGCCTATACTTATGAACTACTACGCTATGCTACGCTTAATGATAACCGGAAACCTTTCCCTTTTTCAGATCTACCGGAAACATCAAACTGTGAATCTCCTTCTTCTAAAATTGACTTTTCTTAA
- a CDS encoding secondary thiamine-phosphate synthase enzyme YjbQ gives METLNIRTNVRDEMIDITGMVRKIVRDKGWSSGAVLLYCPHTTGAVTVNEGADPDVVRDIIVNLRKLVPHAGDYQHAEGNSDAHIKTSMFGPEQMLIVEGGEIMLGTWQKIFFCEFDGPRNRNLWIKWLPSEE, from the coding sequence ATGGAAACACTTAATATCAGAACAAATGTCAGAGACGAAATGATCGACATTACCGGAATGGTGAGGAAGATTGTTCGCGATAAAGGCTGGTCATCCGGCGCAGTTCTTCTGTACTGCCCACACACAACAGGAGCTGTCACTGTAAACGAAGGAGCCGACCCCGATGTGGTCAGAGATATCATAGTTAATCTAAGGAAACTTGTTCCGCATGCCGGAGATTATCAGCACGCAGAAGGTAACAGCGATGCACACATCAAGACCAGCATGTTCGGTCCTGAACAGATGCTTATCGTGGAAGGCGGAGAAATAATGCTCGGTACATGGCAAAAAATATTCTTCTGCGAATTTGACGGACCGCGAAACCGCAACTTGTGGATTAAGTGGCTTCCGTCTGAGGAGTAA
- the cobM gene encoding precorrin-4 C(11)-methyltransferase, whose product MGKVYFIGAGPGDPELITVKGQRIIREAGLVLYAGSLVPEAVIAEASPDARIENSAAMSLEETNSIMIEYALKGNIVARVHTGDPSLYGAVQEQARLLKQSSIEYEVIPGVTSACAAAAASSASFTVPSGTQTLIITRMEGRTPVPQSESLEKLAMHGSAMAIYLSAGNPSRIQEELVKGGMGPETPVIIGYRIGWPEEKSVETTLSNLAATAEENGFKRQTIFLILPGKNKETESLLYDSGFTHMFRKGED is encoded by the coding sequence ATGGGCAAAGTATATTTCATTGGAGCAGGACCGGGAGACCCCGAACTCATAACAGTCAAAGGTCAACGCATAATTCGCGAGGCAGGGCTTGTGCTGTATGCAGGTTCACTTGTGCCGGAAGCGGTAATTGCCGAAGCTTCTCCTGATGCGCGCATTGAAAATTCTGCGGCAATGTCACTTGAAGAAACAAACTCCATCATGATTGAGTATGCCTTAAAAGGTAACATTGTTGCCCGCGTTCATACAGGCGACCCTTCCCTCTACGGAGCTGTACAGGAACAGGCCAGACTGCTTAAACAAAGTTCAATTGAATATGAAGTTATCCCCGGCGTGACTTCTGCCTGCGCCGCTGCGGCGGCCTCCAGCGCATCTTTCACCGTACCAAGCGGCACACAGACTCTTATCATAACCCGCATGGAAGGCCGCACACCTGTTCCGCAAAGTGAAAGCTTGGAAAAGCTTGCTATGCATGGCAGTGCTATGGCCATCTATCTTTCCGCAGGCAATCCTTCCAGAATTCAGGAAGAACTTGTCAAAGGCGGAATGGGACCGGAAACACCTGTAATCATCGGATACCGTATAGGCTGGCCCGAAGAAAAATCAGTTGAAACAACTTTGAGCAACCTTGCTGCAACAGCAGAAGAGAACGGCTTCAAACGGCAGACCATTTTTCTCATTCTTCCGGGTAAAAATAAGGAAACGGAATCATTACTCTACGACTCCGGTTTCACTCACATGTTCAGAAAAGGTGAGGATTAA
- the cbiE gene encoding precorrin-6y C5,15-methyltransferase (decarboxylating) subunit CbiE encodes MKHAVHIIGLHPGSLEPMESSRQIICEADVLAGGKRLLDKFPEFNGELLTFFTPVAAFAEKLDELRQSGKRIVLLADGDPLLFGIAESMIRNLGSDSVCVIPCVSTVQLAAAKIGKGWKNFEIISLHGRTNSSPLFGALQRVADCAVYTDHINNPAVIAKKLLEKGVANYTMTVLDQLGTSSEKITTGPLDKFLDFTCSDLNLVMLTVGHCSCNHPVIGRSDDDFTRQKGLITKLPVRATGLALLGLSRGQTIWDLGAGCGSVSIEASFLAKNSQVFAVEKDTDRFEMIKENVRKFGAFTVVPVQGTMPQALAELPDPDRIFIGGGIGKDSSTITEATARLKPGGRIVVHAILMGSVQRTKEIFEQLGWQWQAMQLQASISDKLAGDIRFKAQNPVTIMWADKPES; translated from the coding sequence ATGAAACACGCTGTACACATAATAGGCCTACATCCCGGCAGTCTGGAACCGATGGAATCATCACGTCAGATCATCTGCGAAGCGGATGTACTGGCAGGCGGCAAACGGTTGCTGGATAAATTCCCTGAGTTTAATGGCGAACTCCTGACTTTCTTTACCCCGGTTGCAGCATTTGCAGAAAAACTTGATGAACTGCGTCAGTCTGGGAAAAGAATTGTTCTTCTGGCTGACGGAGACCCGCTGCTTTTCGGAATAGCAGAAAGCATGATCAGGAATCTCGGCAGCGACAGCGTTTGCGTTATTCCCTGTGTATCAACTGTTCAGCTTGCCGCGGCGAAAATAGGCAAGGGATGGAAAAATTTCGAAATCATATCGCTCCACGGCAGGACAAACTCCTCCCCTCTATTCGGAGCATTGCAGCGCGTAGCAGACTGCGCAGTGTATACCGATCATATCAATAATCCTGCTGTAATCGCAAAAAAATTACTCGAAAAAGGTGTTGCAAATTACACTATGACGGTTCTGGATCAGCTTGGTACTTCGTCTGAAAAAATTACCACAGGACCTCTGGATAAATTTCTAGACTTCACATGTTCAGACCTAAATCTTGTGATGCTTACGGTTGGGCACTGCTCCTGCAACCATCCAGTTATCGGGCGCAGTGATGATGATTTTACACGCCAGAAAGGGCTTATTACAAAACTTCCTGTTCGCGCTACGGGTCTCGCCCTGCTGGGGCTTAGCAGAGGACAAACAATATGGGACCTCGGCGCGGGATGCGGTTCAGTTTCTATTGAAGCTTCTTTTCTTGCGAAAAATTCACAAGTTTTTGCGGTAGAAAAGGACACGGATAGATTTGAAATGATAAAAGAAAATGTGCGAAAATTTGGAGCCTTCACGGTTGTACCGGTTCAAGGAACAATGCCGCAAGCTTTAGCAGAGCTACCCGACCCTGACCGAATTTTTATCGGCGGAGGAATAGGAAAAGACAGTTCAACAATAACTGAAGCAACAGCAAGACTCAAACCCGGCGGGCGTATTGTAGTTCACGCCATTCTTATGGGTTCAGTTCAACGCACAAAAGAAATTTTTGAACAATTAGGATGGCAATGGCAGGCTATGCAGCTTCAAGCCAGTATTTCAGATAAACTCGCCGGCGATATCCGTTTTAAAGCGCAAAATCCCGTCACAATAATGTGGGCTGACAAGCCGGAGTCATAA